From the genome of Vicia villosa cultivar HV-30 ecotype Madison, WI linkage group LG2, Vvil1.0, whole genome shotgun sequence, one region includes:
- the LOC131653779 gene encoding NAC domain-containing protein 73-like, with protein sequence MTQCSYPEENNHSVLMERRKDSIIRTCPTCGHHIKCQDQGAGIHELPGLPAGVKFDPTDQEILEHLEAKVRSDIQMLHPLIDEFIPTLEGENGICCTHPEKLPGVSKDGLIRHFFHRPSKAYTTGTRKRRKVHTDSDGSETRWHKTGKTRPVYVIGKLKGYKKILVLYTNYRKQRKPEKTNWVMHQYHLGNNEEEKEGELVVSKVFYQTQPRQCGSLMKDSSSFSDQKLIGDQVVNEVVNHKNSGFVEYYNTSFISFDQGEQHRSSNAQVISHFPVHDGTSFIP encoded by the exons ATGACTCAGTGTAGTTATCCTGAAGAGAATAATCATAGTGTTCTTATGGAGAGACGCAAAGATAGCATAATCAGAACTTGTCCTACTTGTGGTCATCATATCAAATGCCAAGATCAG GGTGCTGGAATTCATGAGCTACCTGGATTACCTGCTGGAGTGAAGTTTGATCCTACTGATCAAGAGATTCTCGAACATTTGGAAGCGAAAGTGAGGTCTGATATTCAAATGCTTCACCCTTTGATCGATGAATTCATCCCTACTCTTGAAGGAGAGAACGGAATCTGCTGCACTCATCCAGAGAAATTGCCAG GTGTAAGCAAAGATGGCTTGATCAGACATTTCTTTCACAGGCCATCAAAAGCATACACAACAGgaacaagaaaaagaagaaaagtgcaCACAGATTCAGATGGAAGTGAAACAAGGTGGCACAAAACAGGTAAGACAAGACCGGTTTACGTGATCGGCAAATTAAAAGGATATAAGAAAATACTTGTTCTTTACACTAACTACAGAAAGCAAAGAAAGCCAGAGAAAACAAACTGGGTTATGCATCAATACCATCTTGGAaacaatgaagaagagaaagaaggagaATTGGTAGTTTCCAAAGTTTTCTATCAAACACAACCAAGACAATGTGGTTCATTGATGAAAGACTCGTCCTCGTTTTCCGATCAAAAACTAATCGGCGATCAAGTTGTTAACGAGGTGGTTAATCATAAAAACAGTGGATTTGTTGAATATTATAATACTTCTTTCATATCTTTTGATCAAGGGGAACAACATAGATCAAGCAATGCTCAAGTGATTTCTCATTTTCCTGTCCATGATGGTACTTCTTTCATTCCTTGA
- the LOC131653780 gene encoding uncharacterized protein LOC131653780: protein MKFTDSPVIELPVANATLSLHQNNGSMHVGTSVWPCSLVLVKFVDRWIHSPPENNPYTHLLNFPTKRAVELGCGCGVAGMGLYLLGLTDIILTDISPVMPALKKNLKVNKPVLKKNLKYSVLYWNNRSQIEALNPPFDFVIAADVVYIEESVPEFVSAMEALLAEDGVVLLGYQIRSPEAHVLFWEMCGGVFDVEKVPHEHLHPEYAYEEADVYLLRKKKKQ from the coding sequence ATGAAGTTCACAGACTCGCCGGTAATCGAACTCCCCGTCGCCAACGCCACCCTCTCTCTCCACCAAAACAACGGCTCCATGCACGTCGGAACCTCCGTCTGGCCCTGCTCCCTCGTCCTCGTCAAATTCGTCGACCGCTGGATCCACTCCCCACCCGAAAACAACCCCTATACCCACCTCCTAAACTTCCCAACCAAGCGCGCCGTCGAACTCGGCTGCGGCTGCGGCGTCGCCGGTATGGGCCTTTACCTACTAGGCCTAACGGACATAATCCTCACCGACATCTCTCCCGTGATGCCCGCACTGAAGAAGAATCTCAAGGTTAACAAACCTGTCCTCAAGAAGAATCTCAAATACTCCGTTCTTTACTGGAATAATAGGTCTCAGATTGAGGCTCTGAATCCTCCGTTTGATTTTGTTATTGCGGCGGATGTTGTTTATATTGAGGAGTCGGTTCCGGAGTTTGTTTCTGCCATGGAAGCGTTGCTGGCTGAAGATGGTGTTGTTTTGCTTGGTTATCAGATTAGGTCGCCGGAGGCTCATGTGCTTTTTTGGGAAATGTGTGGGGGAGTTTTTGATGTTGAGAAAGTTCCTCATGAGCATCTTCATCCTGAGTATGCTTATGAGGAAGCTGATGTTTATCTCTTGAGGAAGAAAAAGAAGCAGTGA